A region of the Chelmon rostratus isolate fCheRos1 chromosome 1, fCheRos1.pri, whole genome shotgun sequence genome:
CTTTATTTGGCTAAAAGACTACCTTGAACTACAATGAGCTGTTGCAGCCTGTAGTGGTTGTACTTGTACTGTAATAGTTATGTAGTTATGTAGTTATGTATTTGCATTGAAGTAAGAATGAATCTGCCATGTTTAACAGATCATTTGAGTAACCTGGTAAAGCTCTGGTGGTGGCAGGTGTCATGCCTGTGATTTTGAGAGGCTACTGGCAGCTAGGACAGTTGGTTGAAGAGGTAGATTATGAATTGATGGGGGAGATATCATAAATGCAGCCATGTTTCTACTCCTCTTGTTTTGTTGACGGGTGCTGCTTGAGTGAAAAACCTTTCGTCACTACTTACAATTAGTGTTCTACACACTGCCACCTGCAGTACCTGAGGGGGATGTGGCCTGGTGGTTAAGTCAACTTTACAGCCATTTTATTTGATGTGATGTGGAATTGTCTTTGAGGCGAACACAAAAGTCAGGTGCTGGACAACAATGTCGTATATTCCTATATCAATTTCTCTGAAAATCCAGCCAGTGAAGTGCTCTGAAGTGATCCAGGGCGTTTCAGGGGCCAATCAGATTTCGGTTGGGGCCAATGCCGTTGTGGCCCCATCCCTGGATCCGTCTATGGGTTCAACACATCCTGGACCTCAGTTATCTTCTTCAAAATGATAGACATCTATTTAAAAGTATTCCTGTGAATCAAACTGGAGCTCACACTACGACATGTTACCTTATATTACAGTGCATCTCTTACCGcatgtgctgtgctgtggctGTTGATTCTGGGGAGCCTGTCCACTGTATTGGCTCTGATGTTGGGTGCTCTGGTGTCCAGCTTCCTGTGTAATGATGAGCTCTCAGATCGGCTGTCTGTGCTGGGATCATCTTGTTTGGGCGTGTCCAACACTGAGAGTGAACACTGTCGTAGGTTCTTCCTGCGCTGGTGTGGCAGGCTGCTGAGGCAGGCCGGGGGGTTCAGAAGGTCTGGGACAAAGGCTCTCTGTGCTTTCCTCTGACCACTCTGACATGAAGCAACAGCACGCTCTCCACCTAAGCAGGCTTTCACTGACAAACATGTCTTGGCTTTCGCTGTGGCActctctccctcatcctcaGAGTCTGAGATGATAAACTTGGTGCGCAGGACGGCGGGGTTGAGGCTGTGGGACCGCTGCCTCGGATTGGGCTCCCAGAAGTCAGAGCAGTGGCGGCTGGCCAGGCGGCTCTGCTGCGGGCTGCTGAACATCATCCAGTATGGTGGGCAAGTTGGCTGCAGTcctgatggagaggaggagagctgaggcCGATGCTGGCTGGTGAAGCCACCCTGCAGTCCAGTTAGCACCCACTTCTCCAGACTGAACTCATACTGTTACATGGACAGACAACTTGTTAGTGTTCTACCCAACCAACTATTTagctttctcttttctctggtCTTATGTCATTATTTCAACATTCTTAGATATGTTAGTATGGTGGCCCCACCCCAGGAATGTCACTGGAAGTCAGTCTGTTGATCAAGTGCTGGTCTGaggtgaaatatctcaatacCTGTTGCatggattaccatgaaactTAACTTTGATTatcccttgacttttcatcTCAGCCAACCATCAGTTTAAAATCTCGAAATGCTCAACATTAGCTCATGATGGCATATCTAAACGGCAATGTTAGCAGCTAGCAATTTGTTGGTCTTGCAAGTGTGTtagctgctgtctgactgcttTCAGTGTCACCTACTCTTGTAAAAACACTACATTACTACATTACTACTCAGCTGCTGTATGcgttgtgtgtctgcagactgTATTTGTCCATTGCACACGATGACTTGTACGCAGATTAATTACCCAACtttcttattttgttcatttaaaatccAGCAATTATTGAATGTTTAGACAAACGTTCCAACAGGAGAAACACTGTAGAATCCTATACAAGACTCCTCTGTATTTATGTCAATGGCTGAACATGTTGTAATTACTATCACTCTCTCCTTAAGATTTGTATTTATGTAAACAGTGCATAGAGTCATACTCAACTGCATCACAGAatatataatgtgtgtttgtgtgtgtgtgcgtgtgtgtgtgtgtgtttctgtgtatgtgtgtgtgagagagagagaaagaagaagaagaaaaagtgcaTAATGCTGGTaattgtatttgttgttttcagcatAAAACTTGGTAAAATGATTTCAGTGTATGGATTAGGATTCTTTACATACGTTTTCCAGCACATTTGAACTATACTGCAATAATACTGATAGCCATGATAATTTGCTCACAACAATCGTTATATGAAACTTTCATACTGTTTTCATATCTAGTATAGATAAATGTAGTAAGTCCAATACTCACTCTGTTCgagctctgttttgctctctacCAACTCCAaaggaaaatatctggctctttagctgctcaaTCTTGCGCTCTAAAATAATGCTATGAGAGCTGTGAGgatgaaccaaaacaataaagcttGGACCTGAtagctaaacaatgagctgaaagaggctaaaaccACTTTGTAGAGCTGAGGGGGACTGCAGGTTTAGATGTATGGGTTCAACACTGAGTGACATTGTTCACGTTTCAGTTATTTCATCCATTGTTATTATCAAAATACTTATTATGAAAAGTGCTAATTAGTATTAATTCAGATTTAATACTGAAAGGCAGGACCTTAACTTCCTCTGGTGATCGTTTCATTTCAATTCCATTGTGCTGAAATACACAATGAAAATTGTCACAGTCCTAAAATTGCTGACTGCCCTGATAAAGCAACAACTAATAAACATCCTAAGATATTGTAGTACTTGCTAAGACCTAATGTTTTAATGACAAACCTTTTACATCAGTGCTTTTCATTCTTCTCATTCACATGTCACCATGCTTTAACTGTGAAAGCCTGATGTTGTGTCGCCCATGGAGcctgatgaatgatgatgaggaaggcTCTGGAGTATGGATAGCCATCTCTCTGGTCTGGAGGAGTAGCCTAAAGCTCAGGGCATTACCTTTTCCTGAGCCATACTATAAATCTCCACACATAAGCCAGGAACTTATAGGGTTACTCCACTATGGtatcacacacaccctccatgGCCAACAAAGCAGAATTAGTCTGACTGTATTTACATTAGAACTGGCAATAAGTCAGTCTTTAAATGTCAGTTGttggtttgtttctttgtttgtttttccagttcacatttctaaaatgttttcagggaTCTGCACTCTAAAAATAGACTGTGTAAAGTCTGCTTCTTGGATCTAGCCAGAGTATAAACGGTTCACCAGTCctctaaaaatgtctttctcaGCTGAGCTGTATGTGACGTCCACCCTGCTGTCAGCATTACAGAAAAAGAACTGCAGGTCAAATTCGGTCTGACTGACAGagcagtgctgctgtcagactaACTACAATCTGCTGTTCATTGTTCCAACAagctctcagctctgtttttggtctctgtCTATATTCATGGGGATTGTtaatataaacattttaattcTAGCTGCTTTAAGGACTCGGGTCCAATGAAGTCACCTGTCTAAACAGCAGCTCTGCGTTGATCCTTTACATCTGTTATTCACATCATGTCAGCAGATAATGTATGCTAATCATAtacatgcaaatgaatgaaaagcaaacagttcttctctgtttttccgCCTGGAAAGCAGAGGAGCAACGAAGGTCTGCACTGTAGTTAGGAAGAGTGTGGTTGtaagagaaagagcagcaggagcacaCAGTGGCATACATACAGGAGAGTACACATgcacgtacatacacacagacaaagctgACCTCTGTCTCCTGCAGTATGCTGAGATAATCAGGGACAATAACTTTGACGTCTTCTTTGACTTCCTTTGAGGCACTCTGTGGCATCTTCAGAGGGACACCGTCCATATTGttcactgagagacagacagacagacagacagacagacacacacacacacacacacacacacacacacacacacacacagagcttgaCTTTTGAAATTCAAAATGGTGGAAAATCCCTGCTCCATAGGCCCTTGAACCCagtcaataataataacaataataatgtagCCACAAGCAGCAATTCCAGGTTCAAGTCCTCAAGCActcaacagaaggaagcagctcaggTTTCTGGCTTCACAGGGGTGAGAAAAGTCAATTAACtagtttgattttgtttgtagTAACTGCACACTCAAAGTTCCaccactgcccccccccccccccccctttcatTTGAGCAAAACGTTGTGTGTATGTCAGAAGGTAGCCCAGGATGGCTTCAGTGAGTTTAATCAGGATTGCTCAAGCACACCTTGAGTTACTAACAAGTATGTGATCGGCCTTaccttctttttattttccaaaaaatcaaaatgatggaaaattcaTCAAGGTGTCTttgatcagaatcagaattatATGAGTGCATATACAAGGAATCAGACTCAGGTTTAACATCACACTTAATGTACTagcatagaaaaaaaacatacagctcaacaaggacagaaaatacaaaaaatatataaaaataggAGGATTCTGGCATCATTCTGGCAGTGATGATACAATTAATTTTACAATGTGCAGATAtttatgttgacagtgacagtgagtgatgaatgtacatgttaaaaactaCTGGATAATaaatggccagtcagtggatgttttggtgtcaggGAGTAAGCAACACTGTATGACGAGctgttcatcagggtgacggCTTGTGGGAAGAAAGTATTTTTTGTGTCTGGCTGTTTTAGTGTTCAGTGATCTGTAGCGCCTACCAGAGGGGAGAAGCTGGAACAggttgtgtccaggatgtgaggggtctgcagtgatgcttcctgCATGTTTCCTCAGTCTTTCTGCAGTCTGttcttgtcctgtttggtggCAGACCCAAACCAGACGTTGATGGATGTGCACAGACAGATTCCAAGATGGATGGAATCAGGTTTGTGAAGAAATAATGAGGGATGACCAGATTAAGTGGGTTTCTGTTGCAGCATTTTTTGAattctttttgtttgattttacaaTAAAAATCCTTTGACAGGAAATGTAATCTAGAAGTAGTTTTCAAGGAACACCACACATACTGATGTGTGATGCATGAGGTAGCAAGTTTGGTTTCAGAAGTCAGCATCAGGAGTGATGGATAAGTCTACTTCccatttttaacattattttattttattttattttattttatttattcatcccaaactgggaaattacttctctgcatttcaaccatcactgttttgaaacacacacatgcaacatgcaacatgcagtgaaacagacaggagcagtgggctcCCCGGGCGCTcgattgcagcccactgctccagtgtgtggttcactgcatgttgcagttgcatgtgtgtgtaatttccccttaataaagtaaatttaaattaaattaaaattaaaatcactGGTAGCAGAGGTTTCCAAGCCAAGGCCTTTCTTCGACATGTTGATTGCAGGGGTCACCGACCTCCTGAGTAGTGGACAACTGCTACACCTCCTGAGCTACAACTAGAGTGAAGTTGAGTCCAGACAGGTCTGACAGCCTGGGAGAAACATTAATGCCTAAGTACATGATGTGACCTGTGCATAAGGTGGTGTATGGGCTGCCACATCTCAACTGTTACTATGCAATTGAAGCATGGAAGATTTATTCCAGCTAATGATATTGGAGCATGAGTCAATAAGCTTAATTGTTTCTTATAGCAATGAGTGAGGGTTTCATCAGAACAGCAGTATAACATCCGTATAGAGACTAATCTTATGATGTGTCTTGGCTGTTTGGATTCTGTATATATTTTGGGTGAGTCAAACTATCCCCCAGGAAAAAAAGCGCTATGTTCAACTGCCCCAACTGCCCAAtgttctcttcatctctcaccATCAAATTGATAAGGAGATATGTTATAATTATTTATCTGAAGAAAATGCCAGGTGAACTCATAGCTGCATGAAAATGGCAACTAGGTCTATTGATTATAACGGTGTCATGTCTCgttgtgtctgttgatgtgcTTGGTTTACTGGCgtcatgttttgtcttgcacttcctgttttattatgaaaccctaactctcctctcatttcagaccaTTGACTTTgtggtgtccttcccgcctgtctgattgtctgccccaccctgatAGTGTCCACCTCTTTCTTGTTACCTCATGTACATCtgtccgcgtctccctttgtcttatgccagattgtctcgtgaCCTTGCTAGTTTTTGCCTTGCTGTGATAGGTCTTGATTACCTTAGTTTTTGTATTGAATGATATCCTTAgcatcttttgtttgtattttgatgACCACACGCTTTTTGTTCTCCTTGTTATtagaagctgaagctgaagggGACTCCACACAACTCAAGTGATCTGTTAAAGATCTGTGTGACGATGGGGGCCAGCTGGTCAGCGCAAGCTTTGAGACAGGCGAATGACATGCCATCTGGACCTGGTGCCTTCCTGATCTTCTGTCCCTGGAAGAGCTGACACACATCTTCTTCACAGATCCTGAGCACAGGTGGAGGATCAGTGGGGAGGGGTGGGGCAGTGACAGGGGGTTTAGTAAGTTACACCTACAGTAGAGCACATTCAGGTCATCAGCCAGTTGATGGTTCTCCACTGTGTGGGGGCATTGTTTCCTGTAGCTTGGGACATCCCACAGGCCTTCCCACACTGACGCTGTATGTTAGCTGAGAACCATTTTTTAGTGGCTTCACTATGCTACTTTGATCTCCTCTTTCAACCTCTGTATTGGTTGTTCACGGTTGTGTCACCACTTGGGCCTCCTCCTTAGCCTGATGAAGCTGCCTGAGTTTGGCTGTAAAccagggtttgttgttgttggatgtGCAGAAAGTTTTagtccgcacacacacatcctcacaccAGCTGACATAAGTAAGTTACAGTGTCAGTAAGTCCATCCAGCTACAGCctcaaaaacactcaaatcaaTGCATTCAGTGCAGGTCTGTGATTCCGGTTTTGCCTCACTGGTCCATCCCTCACAGCCTTGACCACGGGCTTAGCAGATTGTAGTTTCTGCTAAGTCGGGAGAAGATGAACCAAACAGTGATCAGAGAGTCCCAAAGCTGCACGAGGGACAAAGCAATTGGCTTCCTTTAGTATTATATAGCAATGGCCAAGTTCATGCCTAGTCAGACATTTGTGCAGCTGAGGTTTAATTAAACGATTGACAGTAAATGAAAATTGTCTTTAACTGAGGAGtgtatgttttctttaacaTTGTGACATCTGCACACCAGTCTCCGTTTATGTAAAAGGTGTTGTTTTCCCTGATATATCTGTCACATGGTGGAAGCCTGGCAGGTACAGTTTATTATCCAGGATGTGCTTACCAAGACAGGTTTCAGTGGACATAGGATAAGACTTTCCCCGGCTGGGGGTTCAtagtgttacaggcagcaggtaatagcagtttgaaaaaaatagaattaaaaaagagaaatacaaaatacaaaataatagctgactatatatatgtagattttttacaaaggactatattaaagaaaaaatgtatatatattgccacaaagaactaaAGGGAAAATTGCCatgaaaatatactgccaaaaattctagagaatttcacagtttttacacaaattgcatGTGTTGGGTATTTAcatatacactgctcacaaaaattaaaggaacacctttttcattggccctggcatgaattgaattaaacctgtctgataattttctggttggttaagcagctgagggcctcgttaatcaatttcagctgtattggtgttcatggaataaacaacaggtgcacttcagtggcaacaattagaaaaccctcaaaacaggactggttttacatgtggaggtcatttcaagtttctccctcttcatctttttcggctggttttccactcgtgctgattttggCTTGCGTAAATATCCCTACTGGCAGTATGAGGCGATTCCTTAACCCAACAGAAGTTGCACAGGTTGTCCAActtctccaggatggcacatccacccgtgctgcagcaagaaggtttaatgtgtctcccagcacaatctccagaacatggaggagatttcaggagactggtggttattctcggagagctggacagggccGTAGAAGGTCCTCAACCCCTCAGCAGGACCGAtacctgctcctttgtgcaaggcggaacaggctgagcactgctcgtgccctacagaatgacctccagagggccactggtgtgaatgtctctacccaaacaatcaggagcagacttcatgaaggtggcctgagggcccgacgtcctgtagtgggccctgtgctcactgcccagcaccgtggagctcgactggcatttgctcaagaacaccagaattggcaagtccgccactggcgccctgtacttttcacagacgagagcaggttcaccctgagcacctgtgatagacgtgaaagagtctggagaagacaaggagaacgctatgctgactgcaacgtcgttcaacatgacaggtttggtggtgggtcagtgatggtctggggaGGCATATCCATGGAGGGACGCACAGACCTCTACTGCCTAGGAAATGGTGCTCTGACTGCCATAAGGTATCGAGATGAAATCCTTGAACCCATTGTCAGACCCTACGCTGGTGCAGTAGGTCCTGGTTTCCTCCTAATGCACGACAATGCCCGGCCTCACGTGGCAAGAGTATGCAGGCAgtacctggaggatgaaggaattgAAACAATTGAATGGCCTTCACGATCCCCTGACTTAAACCTAATAGAACATCTCTGGGACATTATGTTTCGGTCCATTAGGCGCCGCCAGGTTGCTcctcagactgtacaacagctcagggatgcCCTCACACAGATCTGGGAGGAAATGCCACAAGACGCCATCCGTCGTCTCATTAGGAGCATGCCTCGACGTTgtcaagcatgcatacaagctcgtgggggccacacaagatactgaaaggcattttgagtggcaaaaattaagttttggaaaaaattgactagcccttaacatcttcatttcactctgattttacggTGTCTACACAATTGCGCCCTCTAtaagctgaaaacttttatttccattaaaagacttggcatccttttgttcctaaaacagtgccctgtcattattggtatagatatccaacttcatattttgatctgatgtatcttatgtgtttctttaaggtgctcctttaatttttgtgagcagtgtatataACGCTGGAgatgaacactctgacagctgttgggatgaaggacctgtggtagcgttcctttTTACAAAGTGGacgcagcagtctgttactaaaggagctgctgaggcccccactgtgtcatgcagggggtgggaggggttgtcaatgatagatgttAGTTTGGCTAACATCCTTCTCTCATCTatatcctcagtggtgtccagagggcagtccaggtcagagtccagtccaggacagagtccAGTCCAGCAGATCTGGAAATGTCCATGTTTACTCTGTTGGGAAGCAGCAGTTCATCCATTTTGTCCAGAGAGTAGACGTTTGCCAGATGGTGAGAACTAAATTAGTCCACCATGCGGGTTTCAGTAGAGGTGAATGGGAACACAGAGTGAATCACTATGAATGGGACTGTTTCCACTGTATGACAGCTGGAGGAATGACTAATGCCAGTGAAACAACCGATCAGCATGCTCCCTCTTCATCACATCCTCGAAACTCTACTGCCATGACAGCTACAAACAGAACTCAGTCACCTTAGGACAGAATAAGGGCAGCCTCCACCCACTACAGAAGAAGAGCTCATGGATAAAACATAAAGTAAAGCAAATGTTGAATCACATACAGTGACTTTTGGCATTTGACAAGCTCtaagaaaagcagaaagtgaAATCAGATTTACTTTTCCTGAAAGCCTGTCACACTGCTCACACGCTGCCTATCTATATTGGTCAAGTGTGTTATATAATGAAGAGTGACTCATATGCAGTGAAAGGATCAGGGATCAGGTGGCACGATCTTCATTTCATGTAACAAGCACAAAGACACTCACCTCTCaggtatactgtatatttatattaCACTGGAATGAAATCACTGTTTGCAATGCTCACTTCAGATAAGTGCCACAGCTGTCCAGCTGTCCCCTCCCAAcctgtgcatgtacacacataataatgtgcatgtttgactATGAGACACCACCACAGAGACACGGTGAGGTGAATCTGCTCAGTGTCTTCTGTCCCTGCTGTCCGAAAGCTAATCACATCTTTGCTCCAGCAACGCCAAATACCAACAAGCCAGATGGTCCAGGAGtaacaacagcagagaggacacaTGCTCCTTAAGCTCAGTGTGTTGATGCTACTGGACACACCACATGAACTGTCTGTGACCAGTCCCAGGTAGCACAGTTAGCACAGGTTGTACATTTTTTACTTGAAAGAAGCAAAAATGAACAACAAGTGCGTCCCAAGTAAAAAATAGTGGATATTCTTCTACTCTGTTCCCAATGTTATACtgtacaacaacaaataaaaagaa
Encoded here:
- the ubap1lb gene encoding ubiquitin-associated protein 1-like, which codes for MDGVPLKMPQSASKEVKEDVKVIVPDYLSILQETEYEFSLEKWVLTGLQGGFTSQHRPQLSSSPSGLQPTCPPYWMMFSSPQQSRLASRHCSDFWEPNPRQRSHSLNPAVLRTKFIISDSEDEGESATAKAKTCLSVKACLGGERAVASCQSGQRKAQRAFVPDLLNPPACLSSLPHQRRKNLRQCSLSVLDTPKQDDPSTDSRSESSSLHRKLDTRAPNIRANTVDRLPRINSHSTAHKSPSPNSSRNLPVTSSRQGLIASDSDSSTELLSALSPEERELLGAITERGYPLRTAFIALQKTGQQSPDQILSYLVACDHLCQLGYDMAQVEEALEMFQNCETKAEEFLHLLSQFNEMGFQQNAIKEVLLVHENHRERALEELMMRVA